A segment of the Halovivax limisalsi genome:
GCGGACCAGGACCCGCTCGCGAACCTCGTGGCCCGCGGATTCGAAGCAGGCCTGGACGGTGTCCCCGCCGGGGTCGTCGGGCGTGCCGTCCGCGTCGGCCCGCGAACTCGAGACGGTCACGATCGCGACGAACAGCGGGTCGATGACGTCGTGGCCGTGGTCGTCCGTTCCGCGTCGGTCACTCGTGGACATGTCCGTGCGATTCTCGGTGGCAGACCAAAGCGGTGTCCCTCCGGGTCGAATCGAAAACGGAGAACGGGCGGATCGGTTCGCGAGCGTTACTCCAGATTGTCGAGCCCGAACCCGGCGATCGCGGCCGTCACGGCGAGTCCGACGACGGCGCCGACGGCACCGAGGAGTTCGTCGCCGAGGCTGATCGACCTCGCCGCCGGCAGACCGCTCGGTTCGAAGACGGACACGAGAAGCAACAGGCCGACGATGGCGACCGCGGAGCCCGCCGCCGCGGCGATCGCGGCCGGCTTGTGCGATGCCTCGCTGATCTCGTCGTTGAGGTGGTAGTACAGCGCCAGTCCGACGGCGAGCAGCGCGAGGGGCGCGATCGCCGAGTTGAGACTCGTCGCTGCGGCGCGGTAGAACGCCTCCTCGGTGCCGGAGAAGTAGGCCGCTCCGTCGTCTCCGAGCGTCGCCGAGAGCCCGGTTGTCAGGAACATCCCGGCCGCCACCACACCGTAGACGAGGGCGCCGAACTTCGCGAAGTCGGCTGGCTCCGACGCCGACGCCGATTCGAACGTTACCTCCTCACCTGTCTGCGCTGTCTGTCCTTCGGACATCGTAGACGGCAAGGGAGGTAATCAAGTTAAATACTATGACTGTGTTTATATACTCAATTTAAATTTCCGACCATATATCGTTGTTTTTCTCGTTAATTCGTAGAAGGAACGCCAGTCACGCTCGGTTCCCCTTCCGTCTGGTGAATTCTATAACGGACCGACCTGGAGTCAGACGTTCACAGGGGCGTCTCATCGCGTCGTCATCGACCGTGCCGCTCCGATTGTCCGTTCGCTCGGAGCTGTCACTCCTCGCGAGAAAGGTCCGAGAATCGGACGCCGAAGCCAGGACTCGAACCTGGGACAACCTCGTTAACAGCGAGGTGCTCTACCATCTGAGCTACTTCGGCTCGGTTTCGAGTAGTCGTGAGCGTTTCATAGGGCTTTCGCTTTGCCGGCCTGCGATACGGTGGCACGCTGGAGTCGGCGCAGGCGTCGGGCGGGTGCGTGCATCACCGTCGTTTCAGGGCGTCGGCGAGACCTTTACGGGCGCCGCCCGTCGAGGTGGCACAATGGACCTGGCGTCGGAGCTCGCGCGTCACACCCTCGACCACCTGTCGCTCAACGTGGCGCTGCTCTCCGCCGACGGAACGATCCGCGCCTCGAACGAATCCTGGCGGCGATTCGGCCGGGCGAACGACATCCAGACGGCCCCCGATACGGTCGGCGAGAACTACCTCGAGGTGACCACGCGCGGTGACGACCCCTACGCCCAGGCCGCGGCGGAGGGCATCGCATCGCTGCTCGACGGCGAGCGCGAGACGTTCTCGCTCGAGTATCCGTGCCACTCCCCCGAAGCGGAGCGCTGGTTCCTGCTCTCGGCGAGTCGGTTCGCGTACGACGGGAGCCGGTACGTGGTCGTCGCCCACCAGAACATCACCGAGCGCGTCGCCGCGGAGCAGGCGGTCGATCGGGAACGGGCCCGGCTCTCGCACCTGCTCGATCGCCTCTCCGGCCTGCTGCAGGACGCGTCGGCCGACCTCGTCGGCGCCGCGGATCGGGCCGCGGTCGAGACGACGCTCTGCGAGCGGCTGGCCGCCGACGACGCCTATCTGGGCGTCTGGGTCGGCCGAACGTCGTTGGCGCGCGATCGCGCGACCGTCAGCGCGAGGGCCGCCGCACCCGACGCGGACGCTGCGGCGATCCTTCCCGCGATCGACGACGAGATCAGCCTCGCCGGGTCGGACGCCGAGGCGCACCCGCTCGCCCGATCGATCGACGCTCGGACGCCGGTGGTTCTCACCGCCGCGGACTCGGTCGGTTCGGACGGTGGCTCACGGACCGCGGCGCCGACGGAGCCGACGGATGCGACGGTGACGGAATCGGCGACGGCGCCCGGCTCAATCACGTCACCCGGCCCGTCGACGCCACCGTCCGAGATCGAGACCGACCCGTCCCGACGGACGGCCGGGTGGGCGACGGTGACCGATCGATTGTGCCGGCCCGACGCGACGGCGGACGCCGTCGTCGAGTCGATCCCCCGGACCGACGACGGCGCGGGCGGCGTGGTGACGGTGCCCCTCGCATCCGGCGAGGGAGTCTACGGCGTGCTCGCGTGCTACGCCCATCGCGGCGGCGACCTGACCGATTCGGAGCTGGCCATCCTCGAAGCTCTCGGGCGAATCGCGGGGGCCGCGATCGACGCGCTGGAGAGTCGACGCCGACTCGTCGTCGACGCCGCCACGGAGCTGACGTACGCGATTCGGGACCCGTCGTTCCCGCTGCTATCGCTCGCGAGGGCGCTCGAGAGCGACGTCGAATACGGCGGATCGGTACACCGATCGGGCGACCGGTACGTGCGATTTCTGACGGCGGCCGTGGACGAAGCGACGATGCGCGCCGCGGCGGCGGAGCTCGACGGGGTCGTCGACGCCGAGCGCATCGCGGCGGTCGAACCGCCGCTGTTCGAGCTCCGGCGAGCGGGGCCCGGTCTCGTCGAATCCCTCGCCGACCGCGGGGCGTCCGTTCGGTCGATGTCGGCGACGCCCGAGGAGGCTCGCCTGACCGTCGACGTCGCGGCGAATCAGAAGCCGCGCGCGATCGACGACCTGCTCTCCGGACTGTACGAGGCGGTCGACCTCCGCGGGTATCACGAACGCGACCGGTCGCCGGCGACGGCCGAGACATTTCGCGACCGGGTCGTCGGTCAGTTGACGGACCGCCAGCGTGACGTGCTCCAGCGTGCCTACCTCGCCGGCTTCTACGCGGATTCGCGGTCGGCGACCGGCGCGGATCTGGCGGAGTCGATGGGGATCACGCGCGCAACCTTTCACGAACACCGGCGGGCCGCCGAACGCACGGTGCTCGCCGCGCTGTTCGATCCGGAGCCTTACCAGTAAGGGAGCCCGCTTACCTCCGTCTCGCCCCTCTTGCCACCACCGTGGACTCACAGTCAGGCGGCCCCTCGACCGAGCAACTCTCGACGAGCGAAGCCGTCCATCGTCGGACCGGACGGACGTTCTATCTCGCGACGCGGCTGTTTCCCCGGCGCATCCGCGAGGCGACGCACGTCTGTTACGCGTTCTTTCGCCTCGCCGACGAGGTCGTCGACGATCCGGACGACGCCCAGTGCGCAGGACAGTATCGCGAACTCGCGCGCATCGAAGCGGCCGCGCTGGGTCGCCGGTCCACGGACGATCCCGTCCTCGACGCCTTCGCCGCGCTCCGCGAGCGCTACGACGTTCCGGCACACGAGGTTCGGACCTTCATCGACGCGATGCGGATGGATCTCGAGCTGGACCGCTACGAGAGCCACGACGAACTGTCGCGATACCTCCGCGGCTCGTCCGTCGCGGTCGGCAACATCATGCTCTCGGTGATGGCACCCCACGACCCCGGGACGGCGCGCCCGCACGCGGCGGCGCTCGCGGAGGCCTTCCAGTTGACCAACTTCCTGCGGGACGTCCGCGAGGACGTCTTGCAACACGACCGGGTCTACCTGCCACAGGAGACGCTCGATCGGTTCGGCGTGACCGACGAGCAGGTTCGCTCGCTCACCTACTCCGACGCGTTCGCCGACGCCATCCGGTCGGAGTTGCGGCGAACGGAAGCGCTGTATCGCCGGGGCGTCGAGGGGATCGGGTACCTGCCCGCCGACTGCCAGTTCCCGGTGCTCCTCGCCGCCGTCCTCTACGCCGAACACCACCGGTTGATCCGCGCGCGAGAGTGCGACGTGCTCTCCGCGCGGCCGACGCTCTCCTGGCCCCGGCGCCTGGCCGTCCTCGCGCGAACCTGGTGGCACTGGCGCCGAAGCGGCGACCCCGTGTCGACGTTCGAAGCGGCGTCCGCGGTCCCGTCCCCGTCGGACGACGACCGCCACCGCGTCGCCCACCGGTCGCGCTCTCTCGTTCGGCGACTGTTTCGCGCGTGAACGGCCGCCGGAATCGCGACTCGCTCGCCACGTCTCCGGTGTCGGTCGCTGATGCCGCCGCTTCGCCCATCACGCCGGATGTTTCGATACGCTTTCCCCGTCCGCCCGCAAAGAACGGGTCAATGAATCGCGACCGGGACGACGCGCTGGCCGACGTGCTCGAACGGATTCACGATCGCGTCGCCCCCGACGCGGACGAGCGAGCGGCTTTCCGCGATGTCTCCGGCCGGTTGCTCACCCGGGCCGAGGCCGCCGCGAAAGACCGCCATCCCGAGGCCGACGTCGTCCTGGTCGGCTCGACCGCGCGGGACACCTGGGTCAGCGGGGATCGCGACGTCGACGTCTTCGTCCGCTTCCCGCCGGAGGTGGACCGCGAAACGCTCGAACGAGACGGGCTGGCGGTCGGACACGAGACCCTTCCCGACGGCCACGAGGAGTACGCCGAACACCCCTACGTCACCGGCACCGTCGAGGGGTTCGACGTCGACGTCGTCCCCTGCTATCGCCTCGAGCGCGCGACCGACATCCGATCGGCGGTCGATCGCACCCCGTTTCACGACGACTACTTACAGGAGCGCCTCGACGCCGACCTGGCCGCCGACGTTCGTCTCGCGAAGGCGTTCACGAAGGCGATCGGCGTCTACGGCAGCGATCTCAAGACGCGGGGCTTCAGCGGCTACCTCACCGAACTCCTGGTCGTCGAGTACGGCAGTTTTCGCACCCTCTGCGAGGCGGCCGCGGACTGGTCGCCGCCGGTCCACCTCGATCCCGAGGACCACACCGCGGGGCGCGAGACGGCGTCGCCGTCTCGAGATCCGGCGGTCGACGACGTCGACCTCCCCTTCGACGATCCGCTGGTCGTCATCGACCCGACCGATCCGGAGCGCAACGTCGCCGCCGTCTGCTCGGCCGAGAACGTCGCCCGGTTCCAGCACTTCGCGCGCGACCTGCTGGCCGACCCCAGGCTCGACCTCTTCGAGGCCGAGGAACCCGAGGCGATCGACCCCACCGCCGTCCAGTCCCACCTCGATCGGCGCGGAACGACGCCGTTCGCCGTTCGCTTCGACGCACCCGACCTCGTCGACGACCAGCTCTACCCCCAGCTCGAACGCTCCCGATCCGGCCTCGTCGACGCGCTGAACCGACGCGGCTTCGACGTCTGCCGGAGCGCCGCGTGGGCGGACGAGACGGCCGTCCTCCTGGTCGAATGCGCCGTCGCCGAGCGGCCCGACATCGAGCGCCACGAGGGACCGCCCGTCTCGGTCCGCGAGCACGCCGAGGGGTTCTACGACGCCTACGCCGACAATCCGTCCGTCTACGGTCCGTTCGTCGACGGCGATCGCTACGTCGTCGAGCGCGAACGGGAGTACGCTACCGCCCGCGACTTCCTCGCGTCCGATCTGCTGTCGGTCAGACTCGGCGCGCACGTCGAGTCCGCGCTCGAGGACGGATACGAGGTCCTCGTCGGGGACGATATCACGGCCCTCTGCGAGGAGTTCGGCGTCGAACTGGCGGCCTACTTCGATCCGAGACCCTGAATTGAGCGGTAGTGTTGCCGGTACGCTTTCTCGTTCGTGAACGAATAAGCCGGACTGCGGTCACCGTACGGCGACAGTTCGATAGTCATCTGTCGAGGCGATTCGTGGGTAATACTTTTCTCGTATTACCCACTTGGTACCGATATGCCCCGCGTGACGACCAAGGGTCAGGTAACGATTCCGAAGGAGATTAGAGACGAGCTCGGGATCGAACCAGGCGACGAGATCGGATTCGAAGCGATCGAGTCCGGATACCGAATCGAGAAGAAGGAACCGACGACCGAAGCGGGCGACGATCCCTTCGAGACGTACCGCGGGAGCGCCGACAGCGACGAGACGATGACGGATCGAATGCGCAGGCTCCGCGGCGAATACCCCCGTGACGTCGACGAAGACGACGAGTCGGAGGGAGCGACGTGATCACGGCAGTCGACACCAATGCGCTTCTCGCGCTGTTGTACGCGGACGACCACGCAGATGACAGCGAAACTGCGCTTCGTCGCGCCTATCGGTCGGGGAGAGTCGTACTGACGCCGGTCGCGTACGCCGAACTCGCTGCGGACGGTCACTTCGATTCGACGGAGGAGCTCGATAGATTTCTCTCGGATCTCAGTATTCAACTCGTCGAACCGTCGCGGGAGGCGCTGTTTCGGGCGGGAGAGGAGTTCAACCGGTACGCGGACCGTCGACCGAACGGATTGCAATGTCCGTCCTGTGGGGCGAAACGGACAGTCAACTGCGACGCGTGTGGCTCGAATCTCGCACCACGTCGGCACATAGCCGCAGACTTCGTCATCGGCGGACACGCGACCGTC
Coding sequences within it:
- a CDS encoding bacterio-opsin activator domain-containing protein, with the translated sequence MDLASELARHTLDHLSLNVALLSADGTIRASNESWRRFGRANDIQTAPDTVGENYLEVTTRGDDPYAQAAAEGIASLLDGERETFSLEYPCHSPEAERWFLLSASRFAYDGSRYVVVAHQNITERVAAEQAVDRERARLSHLLDRLSGLLQDASADLVGAADRAAVETTLCERLAADDAYLGVWVGRTSLARDRATVSARAAAPDADAAAILPAIDDEISLAGSDAEAHPLARSIDARTPVVLTAADSVGSDGGSRTAAPTEPTDATVTESATAPGSITSPGPSTPPSEIETDPSRRTAGWATVTDRLCRPDATADAVVESIPRTDDGAGGVVTVPLASGEGVYGVLACYAHRGGDLTDSELAILEALGRIAGAAIDALESRRRLVVDAATELTYAIRDPSFPLLSLARALESDVEYGGSVHRSGDRYVRFLTAAVDEATMRAAAAELDGVVDAERIAAVEPPLFELRRAGPGLVESLADRGASVRSMSATPEEARLTVDVAANQKPRAIDDLLSGLYEAVDLRGYHERDRSPATAETFRDRVVGQLTDRQRDVLQRAYLAGFYADSRSATGADLAESMGITRATFHEHRRAAERTVLAALFDPEPYQ
- a CDS encoding phytoene/squalene synthase family protein; the encoded protein is MDSQSGGPSTEQLSTSEAVHRRTGRTFYLATRLFPRRIREATHVCYAFFRLADEVVDDPDDAQCAGQYRELARIEAAALGRRSTDDPVLDAFAALRERYDVPAHEVRTFIDAMRMDLELDRYESHDELSRYLRGSSVAVGNIMLSVMAPHDPGTARPHAAALAEAFQLTNFLRDVREDVLQHDRVYLPQETLDRFGVTDEQVRSLTYSDAFADAIRSELRRTEALYRRGVEGIGYLPADCQFPVLLAAVLYAEHHRLIRARECDVLSARPTLSWPRRLAVLARTWWHWRRSGDPVSTFEAASAVPSPSDDDRHRVAHRSRSLVRRLFRA
- the cca gene encoding CCA tRNA nucleotidyltransferase, which produces MNRDRDDALADVLERIHDRVAPDADERAAFRDVSGRLLTRAEAAAKDRHPEADVVLVGSTARDTWVSGDRDVDVFVRFPPEVDRETLERDGLAVGHETLPDGHEEYAEHPYVTGTVEGFDVDVVPCYRLERATDIRSAVDRTPFHDDYLQERLDADLAADVRLAKAFTKAIGVYGSDLKTRGFSGYLTELLVVEYGSFRTLCEAAADWSPPVHLDPEDHTAGRETASPSRDPAVDDVDLPFDDPLVVIDPTDPERNVAAVCSAENVARFQHFARDLLADPRLDLFEAEEPEAIDPTAVQSHLDRRGTTPFAVRFDAPDLVDDQLYPQLERSRSGLVDALNRRGFDVCRSAAWADETAVLLVECAVAERPDIERHEGPPVSVREHAEGFYDAYADNPSVYGPFVDGDRYVVEREREYATARDFLASDLLSVRLGAHVESALEDGYEVLVGDDITALCEEFGVELAAYFDPRP
- a CDS encoding AbrB/MazE/SpoVT family DNA-binding domain-containing protein, with amino-acid sequence MPRVTTKGQVTIPKEIRDELGIEPGDEIGFEAIESGYRIEKKEPTTEAGDDPFETYRGSADSDETMTDRMRRLRGEYPRDVDEDDESEGAT
- a CDS encoding type II toxin-antitoxin system VapC family toxin, which produces MITAVDTNALLALLYADDHADDSETALRRAYRSGRVVLTPVAYAELAADGHFDSTEELDRFLSDLSIQLVEPSREALFRAGEEFNRYADRRPNGLQCPSCGAKRTVNCDACGSNLAPRRHIAADFVIGGHATVDADALVSFDRGFYESYFPTLTVHSSES